CTCAGCATTACAATCGGACACTAGATCTGGCCAATCACATTGATATGACTCAACATTGAAAGCCAAACCTTCCGGACATTTGGTGAGCGTCATTACACCATGAGCACAATTTCTGTAAACACCACAATTGCTAGGGTCACCTGATGAGTAAAAACCGAATTGACGGGGACATTCATCTGTACCATTGGCTGGTTGTAGGCCTGTACGTTCTTTACAGGTCGTAAAGGGTAAGTATGTGCAATCGCCTGTCGTTTTGGTGCGTTGATTAAAGAGTAGACCATCGGGACAGAGTTTCTCCTCGCCCACGCCATCCTTACAATCCAAATAGGCGTCACATTGGGAATCGTCGGCGAAACGGCCATTTGGCGCGGGACAACTGCGCGATACGGCAAAAGCTATATGGTTAAAGAAGAAATAGAAACCATATTACTTGAAGTAAAAGTTAGATATggtgaaaagaaaataaacattttaGGTAAAGTTTGAAGTATTGAACTGcccatttttttgtttcttctttttAAATCGCATCTCACTTTAAACTAATGACAACATTTTTGGATTACGAAAAaccttaaaatataaattttcccGAATCTTCTTGCTACTTCAACGATCCAGTTTCCATCCCCCTGGGGGAATATGAAATTCCCACATATCTACGTTTTAATCCTTTGTGAATACCCTTACTGAGTGTCCAGTGCGGGTACATTTGCCCAACTAGATATTTCTTAATTAATCTCTATCAAAGCATTTACTTTCCCCTATTCATTTAGTAACAGCGAGTGATCCACACCCTTAATTAAGCAAGACTATGGAAAAAAGTTTGCCCAAAAATCTGAGTCGCTTTGTCTGCAGAGCGAAGAGTAAGTGTCATAGCGACCGTAAGTATACCCCTTTAAGAAGAAAGGTTGTTCTACTTTTCACCAAGCATGGTCAAAGGAACCTTGAGGTATCCCAATCATGCCGGTTGGTTGGCACTGTATTCCTGGATTTTTTCAACCACTGGGATCGTTTCTTCGCGGTGTTTATGTCCATATGGCAGCCTTCTCTGGTAACCTCATGCGCAACTTAGTTCCTGCGATATTGCAGTGCTCGCAGACCTGGCGAAAAGGTACGTTGGGATGTCTTTCCGATTTGATCAAATTGATTGGCTTTAGGTATATTAGAGTCTTACGGTCTTTGCGCTCCTGCTGCGAAGTGTgttctatatttaaaatttgaaagGCAAAAACTGGCATAGTTAGTATGTGTCAAACATAAGGTCACTTTTGATAACGTTTAACTGCCCGCTTCCCTCCCTGAAAGAGTTGCGAGTCTATAGTTGACCTGAAGTCGGTCCATATGTTGTATTCTCTCGGTCAAAACTTGCACGAACACATTCAGCGGCAATATGTAGAAATTACATTTAGACCTGTGAATTCAATTCATTGCTCTTCTTCACCAGCATCTTCCACCAGACTCCAGACTAGGGCCCCATACGTGAAGTATTAGTCGGCTGACTGTATTGTAAATACCATAGATGATTACGCCATGGTGGAGCAAAGAGCTGAGTAGTCTGCCAAATAAGGTGAGGTATGTATTAAACCTGGTTACAGACGTGGACTGCGAGGAGTTCTGGAAGGAATCTAGGCAACTGTTTAGAATCTGCAAACCGAAAAATTGCAGAGCAAACAGATCCTTCAGCAAACAACGAACGCTCTAGCGAAATAGCAGAATCAATGAAATTCCTATTACGGAGTGAAGTGGTTCAAAGACGGCAGTTGcaggaaaaaaatatttctgaTTAGTTGTTATATGACCCCACTAAATGAGTGAACGCAGCAAGGCGAGGTAACATCATGTCTGCTGAGTACTTTGGTTATCAATCAACTGCTCAGGCGTTTTGATCAGGGATCCGTCAAATACACTACGTACACAGCTTCAGCAACCATAAGCAGCAAATGCAAATCGCTAAGACATATACATGGTTTGGTATCTGACGTTGGGTTTACCGCCAACGCGGAGACAATGATAATGTTCTGCGGAACACGTGTGTCAATCGCACTCCATATCTCATGTGAAATTTACAATATATGTCAAGCATATCTGTATTACGAAGTCCTTCCTTGGTGTTTAGCCACTCTAAAAAGAAAGAGTACTAAGAAATCGGTGTGGAAAGATTCACGGATTCTTGAATGGTTTCGCCTTTGTGATATTCGTTTTTCAGGATGAATCGACGATTTATTATGATAACAAAGCAGCTGGACCACAGAAGATACACCCTGAAATAATAAAGCTGGCAAAATCGAACTAATTTCTGGTAAATTAAATTATGCCAATTTATGTACCTTGCAAATCAACAAACAGAAACAAAATTCAATCATACGGAAGCCACAGGTTAGTTAGCTCAACAATTAATACTGTCACCCCTTAGGAATACTAAACTGTTAATATAACAGATTTTCGTTAACATTAGAATAACAGTGAAGacttatcatcatcatcatcatcctcctcaactcctattggagcatagggcctcgaccaccgacttaaatcttattctgttaggtgcagttcttgtgatgtcattccacgtatatcctgcgtcttcgagttctttatccacagttctgcgccaagttttcgcaggtgcaccaggtcgtcggcttccttgtggattccatcgcaatgcttgtctggctatatttactggaggtcttctgagagtgtgaccaatccacgaccatttacgcttggttatttctgtggtagccttaggttgatttgttctagaccataagtcgtcatttgaaattctttccggccatcgaattttcaggattcggcgcagacatttattaataaaaacttgtagacgtttctgaattgaagttgagcttttccacgtctcgcaagcataaaacagtactgatttaacattcgaattaaacagtcgaagcttcgtttttaaagatatttggctggacctccacacgtttgccagttgcccaaaaaccattcttgctttgtttatgcgagactgaacgtcctcatctgcaccgctcttatttgagacaatactaccaagataaacaacggactctacaccttcgatttcattttcgtcaaccgtaagcgtcaatggccttgatgaaatactatagccgcatcttatgactttggttttcgctgtattgatgcttagtccggcctcctttgcatgtgtgttgacagcttctaaattgtgttgaaggtcagtacttctgtg
The DNA window shown above is from Eurosta solidaginis isolate ZX-2024a chromosome 2, ASM4086904v1, whole genome shotgun sequence and carries:
- the obst-E gene encoding protein obstructor-E isoform X2, translating into MFKIILSATLCVAMLGSLAFAVSRSCPAPNGRFADDSQCDAYLDCKDGVGEEKLCPDGLLFNQRTKTTGDCTYLPFTTCKERTGLQPANGTDECPRQFGFYSSGDPSNCGVYRNCAHGVMTLTKCPEGLAFNVESYQCDWPDLVSDCNAESYLGFTCPPTESVVDSDKEVDVGPEGELHYYRHPKTCKKYFVCVNGHPRLYSCGRYLAFNVETKLCEFYTHVPECYALLKEKKAAAAAKLA